The following proteins come from a genomic window of Fibrobacter sp. UWR4:
- the rplD gene encoding 50S ribosomal protein L4, whose amino-acid sequence MATNAKLFAATGDYKNEIQLPAMFEEEVNKVCMYLHIKAILNNNRQGTAQTKNKSAVSGGGQKPWKQKGTGRARSGQNTSAVWVRGAKAHGPKSHDYFEKVNKKVKKIAFHSALSAKAAEGKVMVFEALSFAAPKTKDLLSVLAKAGLEQRNALFIVSDKDANLYLSSNNIPWCRCARVADVNTYDIVRANNVVISQAALAELEGGR is encoded by the coding sequence ATGGCTACTAATGCAAAGCTCTTCGCCGCTACTGGCGACTACAAGAATGAAATCCAGCTTCCGGCAATGTTCGAGGAAGAAGTCAACAAGGTTTGCATGTACTTGCACATCAAGGCTATCCTGAACAACAACCGTCAGGGCACTGCTCAGACCAAGAACAAGTCCGCTGTTAGCGGTGGTGGTCAGAAGCCTTGGAAGCAGAAGGGTACTGGTCGTGCACGTTCTGGTCAGAACACCTCTGCAGTTTGGGTTCGTGGTGCTAAGGCTCACGGTCCTAAGTCTCATGACTACTTCGAAAAGGTGAACAAGAAGGTCAAGAAGATCGCTTTCCACTCTGCTCTGTCCGCTAAGGCTGCAGAAGGCAAGGTGATGGTGTTCGAAGCTCTCAGCTTCGCAGCTCCCAAGACCAAGGATCTCCTTTCCGTCCTCGCAAAGGCTGGTCTGGAACAGCGTAACGCTCTCTTCATCGTGAGCGACAAGGACGCTAACCTCTACCTGTCTTCCAACAATATCCCTTGGTGCCGTTGCGCTCGCGTTGCTGACGTCAACACCTACGATATCGTTCGTGCAAACAACGTTGTTATCTCTCAGGCTGCTCTCGCAGAACTTGAAGGAGGCCGCTAA